Below is a window of Equus quagga isolate Etosha38 chromosome 1, UCLA_HA_Equagga_1.0, whole genome shotgun sequence DNA.
CTGACGGCCTTCCAGGATGACGTGGTGGGGCTCCAGGCGAAGCAAGGTGAGCATGGCAATATCCGTGGGCAAGTCAGTGACAGGCTGCCCAGAGGCCAGCACAGTGGGCTGGCGACAGAGTGGACACAGCAGCTGGCGACGGGCCGGAGTCACCAGGCTGAGGTGGGccaggcattccaggcagaaggagtgaCAGCAATCCAGCACTTTCGGGGTGTGGAACGTGTTGTTGAAGGGGTTCCAACAGACAGGGCACTCAGCCTCAGGCTCCTGGCCCTGCTGCTCGGCCATCCTCAGACCAGACGCCGGGTGGCCTTGCAGGAGATGACCtggcaggcagagagaaggagcaaaGGAACACCCAATGAACTGTGGCCCTGCGCTTGCTCCTAGGCTAGGAGTTCTGTGGGTTGTCAAAGGGTATTACCacccacatttcacagatgaaaggACTTAGGCTCAAAAAGAGGAAGCGATTTGCTCCAGATCACCCAGTTCCTAAGCCGCGGAGTTGAGTCTGGTGCTCCTGCAGCGTCCCCTCTGGGCCTGAGCCACCCCACCGTTGGTGATCTGCCACCGAGGGAGACTGCAGCCCCTCTTTGGAAATGGATACAAATGCCCCGTGTGCTCCACGTGGCTGCCCTCGGCTTCTCGGGCTCCAGGGAGACAGAGGGGAGCCACAGTCTGTGGTTCATGCTGGAGGTCAGCTACTTCCTTCGCTGCTGCCTCAGATCCCTGACTAGTGCAGAGATGGGCTTTGTGAATCCCCCGGTCTGTCCCTCCTCCAGGGACAAATGCCAggccctttccctcctcccactcgGCCACAGAGTCCATTTGCCCAGTCTTTGATACAGGGCATGGTGCTGGCCTGACGAGGGGTCCCTGGCAAGGCGTCTCCCCTTGACCCGGCAGCTTGAAGAGGCTCCCCTGCCCAGGTCCCCAGATCAGCCCTTCCAGAGCCTCCTTCCAATCCTCGGcctcctctggctcctcctccctccttttgtTCCAGGAAACCCCCAGGGCACCCACCTGGGCTTCGCTGGCACTAGAGCGGTCAGGCAGACTACCCTGAAGGACCTGATGTttcagtctctccctctcctgaatCCACAAAGCTTTGGGAGACAGCCTTCTTGCCACCAACCCCGGGGCCGTCTCCATGGGAGCGCACACACATAGCACCTGGAGCTGCCAGGTGGCCCAGGCTGCAGCTTCTGGAGCTCACCTGCCTGCAGCGAAGGCCAGAGAGCTGCCTGGGTGCAGGGTGGGGAGGCATGGGAGCAGAGTTCCCCCAGGGCGTGGCAAATGCACAACCCTGGAAGGCAAGGATCTGCAAGGCTGTGGGCGGTCCCTTCAAGACCTGGGATCCCGGCAGGAAAGGTAGGGGTGGCAATTTCCTTTTTCTAGATTGTGGAGAGGGTAGGTGAGCCTTCTGGCTTCCTCACTCCTGGGCCCTCGTTCTTCTCTAAAATGGCTGAAACCTCCTTCTCACACAAAGGAGCTGCCTGCCCTGTACTTCAACTGCTGTGAAATTCACCTGCTGCACAGCCTCAAGTCTTTGAATATCAGATCCAGCAAGTTCTCTCCAGTCTTCTGATCATTGCATGTGCCCAAGTAGCTGCAACTAGAACTTGCAAGCCTGCTGCCTTCTTTGTTCTTAGAACACAGCCAGCCAGCCTGGCAGGCACTGAGCACTGAGATCTTAGAGTCCAAGCATTGGCAATCCTACCACCCTTGACGCCTTAAAAGAGGGATCCAGGAGAAGGGCTGCAGCCCCGCTTCCCCATTTCAACCAGAAACGCTTAGCTTTTCTCTGTCGGTCATTTGAATAAGCCGAAGAGTGGAACTGCTgaggaaataaagtttaaaaaccactTCTCCATCCTAACCCCTCACTTTGCAGATTGGAGGCAAGAAGTGACTCTCACGCAAGGTCacccagcttctttctttctttcttcctttcttcctttcttttctttcttatttttgaggaagattagccctgagctaacatctgctgccaaacctcctctttttgctgaggaagactggccctgagctaacatccatgcccatcttcctccactttatacgtgggacgcctaccacagcatgacctgccaagcggtgccatgtctgcacccgggatccgaaccggcgaaccccgggccaccgaagcggaacgtgcacacttaaccgctgcgccaccgggccggcccgcaTCATCTACCCTGATTGAGTTGACACCTGAAGCAAAACCCACTTACACTCTCTCACCCGTGCTTCCTGGTTCTCTTCTAGGCCTCTGTCACTGCTCCGGAtagggaagaggaaatgaagagatggaggaggagggtggaaaAGCTCTGACCAGAGCTGGGATAGTTTACCGAGGATCCTTACCAATGGGTGCCTTCTGTGGATCACTCATCCATCTACAAACAGTTATGGAGTTACTACTGAGTGCTCACTATCTGCCAGGCGCCATGCTGGGCGTTGGGTAAATAATGGTGAATAAAATAGACATGGTCGTTGACCTCATGATATTTAGCGTCTAATGAGGGAAAGAGACATTTAATGAGTAATGGgccagaaataaatacataattttaatgaatgcta
It encodes the following:
- the RNF183 gene encoding E3 ubiquitin-protein ligase RNF183 isoform X2 — encoded protein: MAEQQGQEPEAECPVCWNPFNNTFHTPKVLDCCHSFCLECLAHLSLVTPARRQLLCPLCRQPTVLASGQPVTDLPTDIAMLTLLRLEPHHVILEGRQLCLKDQPKSRYFLRQPQVYTLDLGPEPVNQTGPPQDMASATRPMPISIPSHYSLRECSRNPQFRIFAYLMAVILSVMLLLIFSIFWTKQFLWGVG